In the Setaria italica strain Yugu1 chromosome VI, Setaria_italica_v2.0, whole genome shotgun sequence genome, one interval contains:
- the LOC101769656 gene encoding uncharacterized protein LOC101769656, producing the protein MILQPIPATLAGAATRRSSGEAPFAPRLPRRVLAPIRADSPPISISSSASSAAPSRPPKPPVCTADELHYAPVGGAGWRLALWRYRPPRNAPVRNHPLMLLSGVGTNAIGFDLSPGASFARHMSSQGFDTWIVEVRGAGLSIREYENSAASGSVTFQDASGSIQPLDKQGAFEAASLQSSSGYASDCDDLGIVALDEPPLLAELSNFFDRISKLMEEAATNGNFHEITEKVSVLSEMVESSTIIGPVREESLRLLKNFQDQLDSWERFVSTQMDLTSEYNWDFDHYLEEDIPAAVEYIRQHSKTKDGKLLAIGHSMGGILLYAMLSRSGFEGVPSNLAAIVTLASSVDYTTSNSSLKLLLPLAHPAQALNVPAVPLGTLLAAAYPWASGPPYLFSWLNPQISAQDMMHPELLSKLVFNNFCTVPAKVVLQLTTAFREGGLCNRNGTFSYKDHLRECQTPVLALAGDKDLICPPEAVYETAKLIPKHKVKYRVFGKPQGPHYAHYDLVGGRLAIDEVYPCIIEFLSRHD; encoded by the exons ATGATTCTCCAGCCAATCCCCGccaccctcgccggcgccgccactcGCCGGAGCTCCGGCGAAGCCCCCTTCGCccctcgcctcccccgccgcgtccTCGCTCCAATCCGCGCCGACTCACCCCCGATCTCCATCTCGTCGtccgcctcctcggccgccCCCTCGCGGCCGCCCAAGCCGCCCGTCTGCACCGCCGACGAGCTCCACTACGCtcccgtcggcggcgccgggtggCGCCTCGCGCTCTGGCGGTACAGGCCTCCCCGCAAT GCTCCTGTCAGGAATCACCCGTTGATGCTGCTGTCCGGGGTCGGCACGAACGCCATCGGATTCGATCTCTCCCCTGGG GCTTCATTTGCCCGTCACATGTCTAGTCAAGGATTTGATACATGGATAGTTGAAGTAAGAGGTGCTGGTCTGAGTATACGTGAATATGAAAATTCTGCTGCATCTGGCTCGGTCACTTTTCAGGATGCCTCTGGTAGTATTCAGCCTCTTGATAAACAGGGTGCATTTGAGGCTGCTTCCCTTCAGAGTTCTAGTGGCTATGCTAGTGATTGTGATGACCTTGGAATAGTTGCTTTGGATGAACCACCTTTACTCGCAGAGCTTTCAAATTTTTTTGATCGAATCTCGAAGCTTATGGAAGAAGCTGCTACAAATGGAAATTTCCACGAGATCACAGAAAAAGTTTCTGTTCTCTCAGAAATGGTAGAGAGCTCTACCATTATTGGTCCAGTGAGAGAAGAAAGTCTACGTCTTTTGAAGAATTTTCAGGACCAGTTGGATTCATGGGAGCGCTTTGTATCAACACAGATGGATCTAACTTCTGAATATAATTGGGACTTCGACCATTACCTGGAGGAGGATATACCTGCTGCG GTGGAATACATTAGACAACACAGCAAAACAAAAGATGGGAAGTTGCTTGCAATTGGACATTCAATGGGCGGAATTTTACTATATGCAATGCTTTCGAGATCTG GTTTTGAAGGAGTTCCGTCAAATTTAGCTGCAATTGTTACTTTGGCTTCTTCTGTTGACTATACAACATCCAATTCATCGCTGAAGCTGTTACTGCCTCTT GCTCATCCTGCACAGGCTCTTAATGTTCCTGCGGTCCCATTGGGTACATTGTTGGCAGCAGCATATCCGTGGGCGTCTGGTCCACCATATCTTTTTTCCTGGCTTAATCCTCAAATATCAGCTCAGGACATGATGCACCCAGAGCTGTTGTCTAAGCTTGTTTTCAACAACTTTT GTACAGTGCCTGCAAAGGTTGTACTGCAACTCACGACTGCTTTTAGGGAAGGTGGACTATGCAATCGAAATGGAACCTTCTCGTACAAGGATCATTTGCGAGAGTGCCAGACCCCTGTCCTGGCATTGGCTGGAGATAAAGACCTCATCTGCCCTCCAGAAGCTGTTTACG AAACTGCAAAACTCATTCCGAAGCACAAGGTGAAGTATAGGGTGTTTGGAAAGCCACAGGGCCCACATTATGCACATTATGATTTGGTCGGAGGTCGACTG GCGATCGATGAAGTCTACCCATGCATCATAGAATTCCTCTCTCGCCATGACTAG
- the LOC101768585 gene encoding uncharacterized protein LOC101768585, which translates to MSVQCAAHAVRALAALPAPASPRRRATCVSLSLLPRRPGRAVAPVRAAEPSSPPAAAPAAQPSGASTGKAVIPDDEFSLAKVSFGVIGLGVGISLLSYGFGSYFNLLPGSEWSALLLTYGFPLTIIGMALKYAELKPVPCITYADAFALREKCATPILKQVRSDVTRFRYGDEQHLDEALQRIFQYGLGGGIPRRSAPILQKIREEVTEDGKYSLVLVFEAKALELSDFEKRQAKFTSFFGPGIKAEIGKGGDDLYEVRLISEST; encoded by the exons ATGTCTGTGCAGTGCGCGGCGCACGCGGTCCgggcgctcgccgcgctcccggcgccggcctcccctcgccgccgggcgACCTGTGTTTCCTTGTCCCTTCTGCCACGCCGGCCGGGGCGCGCAGTCGCGCCCGTACGCGCGGCGGAGCCGTCGTCACCTCCTGCCGCGGCGCCCGCTGCGCAGCCATCCGGCGCCTCGACCGGCAAGGCTGTCATCCCGGACGACGAATTCTCCCTCGCCAAG GTGTCCTTCGGTGTGATTGGGCTGGGAGTTGGGATCTCGCTTCTGTC GTATGGGTTCGGCTCGTATTTCAATCTGCTTCCCGGCTCGGAGTGGTCAGCCCTGCTGCTAACCTACGGGTTTCCTCTCACAATCATCGGCATGGCCTTGAAG TATGCAGAATTGAAACCAGTGCCCTGCATAACCTACGCTGATGCTTTTGCTTTAAGAGAAAAGTGTGCCACCCCTATTCTGAAGCAG GTCAGGAGTGATGTAACTCGTTTTAGATATGGTGATGAGCAGCATCTGGATGAAGCGCTACAGCGAATCTTTCAATATGGTTTG GGTGGTGGCATTCCTAGACGTAGTGCACCTATATTACAAAAAATTCGAGAAGAA GTAACTGAGGATGGGAAATATAGTTTAGTACTCGTATTTGAAGCCAAAGCATTGGAGCTGTCTGATTTTGAGAAGAGACAG GCAAAATTCACCTCCTTTTTTGGACCTGGGATTAAGGCGGAAATTG GAAAAGGTGGTGATGATCTATATGAAGTTCGTCTTATCTCAGAGAGCACTTAG
- the LOC101768991 gene encoding lipid phosphate phosphatase 2: MADIQLGCHTIRSHGPKVARLHMYDWIILLCLAVLDGLLNIIEPFHRFVGRDMMTDLRYPLKGNTIPFWAVPLIAIVLPWVVFAGIYFKKKNVYDLHHGILGILYSVLITAVITDAIKDGVGRPRPDFFWRCFPDGIPNYDNVTTDVICHGEKSVIKEGHKSFPSGHSSWSFAGLGFLAWYLAGKLKAFDRKGHIAKLCLVFLPLLVASLVAVSRVDDYWHHWQDVFAGGILGLTVASFCYLQFFPYPFDNDAIWPHAYFQQLAETHSNGNANSFEVRPAELEDEEGHGGIALRDTSPILESMESGRRP, translated from the exons ATGGCTGATATCCAGCTAGGATGCCACACTATAAGGTCCCATGGTCCCAAAGTGGCAAGATTACATATGTATGACTGGATCATACTTCTCTGTCTTGCTGTCCTGGATGGACTGTTAAACATAATTGAGCCTTTTCACCGCTTTGTTGGACGGGATATGATGACTGACTTGCGCTATCCTCTAAAGGGCAACACAATTCCATTTTGGGCTGTTCCA CTTATTGCAATAGTGCTACCCTGGGTTGTCTTTGCTGGAATTTactttaaaaagaaaaatgtctATGATTTACACCATGGCATACTAG GGATTTTATATTCAGTGCTTATAACTGCTGTGATTACTGATGCAATTAAGGATGGTGTTGGCCGCCCTCGCCCAGACTTCTTTTGGCGTTGTTTCCCTGACGGCATACCT AATTATGATAATGTCACCACTGATGTCATTTGTCATGGAGAAAAGAGTGTCATCAAAGAAGGTCACAAGAGCTTCCCAAGTGGACATTCTTCAT GGTCTTTTGCTGGTCTAGGTTTTCTTGCGTGGTACTTGGCTGGCAAACTTAAAGCTTTTGATCGCAAAGGTCATATTGCAAAACTGTGCCTAGTATTTCTGCCTCTCCTTGTTGCGTCTCTTGTTGCAGTTTCTCGGGTTGATGATTACTGGCATCACTGGCAAGATGTGTTTGCAGGAGGCATCTTAG gTCTTACAGTTGCTTCATTCTGTTACCTGCAGTTCTTCCCGTATCCCTTTGACAATGATg CTATATGGCCTCATGCATACTTCCAACAGCTAGCTGAAACGCACAGCAATGGTAATGCAAACTCATTCGAAGTAAGACCTGcggagcttgaagatgaagaaggtcaTGGCGGCATTGCCTTGAGAGACACCAGCCCTATCTTGGAGTCAATGGAGTCTGGCAGGAGACCGTGA